The Neorhizobium sp. NCHU2750 genome contains the following window.
CGCCCCCTCGGATCTCACCAACAAACAATCGATCCGGCCGCATCCGCAAGGATGCTTCAAGCAGCGACTGGATCGTCACGCTTGCTGCACTCTGATCTCCCTTGGATGCTAGGAGATGAACAGTGTTTTCCTGCGGTGGGTAAAGCTCACGCGTGTCCTCGATCGTGACGATCCGCTCGTGTTTATCGACTGCCTGCAAACATGCATTGAGCAAGGTCGTCTTGCCCGACGACGTGCCGCCGCTGATCAACACAGACACCCGCTGGCATAGTGCAAGACGGATAAAATCATATATCCGGCCGGCATCACGATGCGCTGCGAGCATTGCATCGGTGGATGCCTGTTGCTGCAACGCGCCCTCACTGCCACTGAGCGCACCGGCATCTCGCAGGTCATCAAGAGAAAAGGCGTTGACTACCTGCTTGCGGATGGACACCGCGCCGCCATCCGGCGCGGCCGGCGGAAGAACGCATTGGATCCGCTCACCACTCGGTAGCGATGCGCTCAGTAACGGGTTTTCCCGATTGACAAATTGCCCGCTCAAGGCCGCGACCCGCTCGCCGATATTTCTGATTTCGTCTCCAGTCAAACCCGGGATTTGATGATGCTCCATCATCTTGGCGCCGAGGCGCTCGACAAACACGCTTGTCGGGCGATTGACCGCAATCTCCACGACCAGAGGGTCGTCGAGGAAAGGCTGAAGCGGTTGCAGCGCGCGGTGAAGAAAGTAATGACTTTTCTCTTTGACATTATCATCGGGTCTGACGCTCACGCCTGATCTCCTTCATCGCCTCGGAAACCGGATCGGGATAGAAATCACTGAAATCCAGATCTTGACGGACGTAGACGAAGATCCGCTCACCCTGGGCAATGTTGATGGTGGGCTGGATCCGCAGATTTTCCGACAGTACTGTATTGGCCATCGAACTGAACGTGCGGGCGATCGTGTCACGGGCCAATTCTTCAGCGCGCTTCGCATCATCACTGTCACCTGACGCCTCGTCGCTGCCATAGCCGGTCAGATAGCTTGCACCAGCACCCACGATCGACAAGAGGATTGCCGAGCCAAAACGTTCCTTGAACTTATTGTCGACATGTCCAGTCAGTCCCGAGCGGCCAAGACCGTCTGCTCCGATCGAGTTCAATCTCACCGTCACACCGTCATTGCGGATAAGGCGCGTCCAGACCACAAAGATCCGCCTTTGCCCTCGGGTGATATCGGATTGATATTCACCAATCAGGCGTGTTCCTGTCGGTATCAAAAGCCTGCGGCCATCGAAGGAGTAGACATCCTCGGCGGTGATTGCTCTAATCTGACCAGGCAGGTCGCTATTGACCGCTGTTTCTAAAATGCCCGGGATCATGGTTCCCTCAGGAACGACAGCATCGATACGTGCGATCTGGCGCGCCCTCGCGCTGCGGTCCGATAAGTGCGACGCAGTGTTGAGGTAACGGCTCGCTTTATCGTCGCCGGCCACCGTCGAACCGTTTGCCTCTCCGCTCATTTCTTGGACGTGGTCGCCGACACCACGCTGGTCCATCGACAAGAGTTTTGATCGGTAGCGCTCTGGAAATTCTTCGACGAACGGTAGGTCATTGTGTGCCTCTACCGGGGCAGGGGCAGCCGATGAGGTGACCGGTACCGGCGCAGGCTGTGGTGCGGGCAGAGCAATGACTGCAGGCTTAGGTGGCGGTTGCGATGTCGCTTGCCTGAGAAAAGACGGAGGCCGAAATGAGGTCGTGCGAAATTCCTCGTCATTTTGAAGATTGTCCACCGCTTTGTCATGCGCACTGGACAAGGCCAGATAAATAGCGATCGCACCGCTGCCCACGAGCGCCGTGACCACAAGCCTGTAATTGCGTTTGGCGTTTCGATTGGCGACCGGGATGTGGTCTTCTGCATGGAGCGCTTCGAGTTCGGGTGTCATGGTCATCGCGAACCCCTTCTGCTTTCATGCCTAGCTGAAACCTTGTGGACCTTCATGTTTGCAACAGAAGCCGAGAGATTGAAGACGCAAGCCCAGCGCTCGCCATCGCGCAGCGTATACTGGCCTTCGACCCCGTCGACGACGATATAGGCTCCCTCCTTGCGGAAATTGCGCAATGTCTCGCTGCCGCCCGCTCTCACGGCAAATATCGCCGGGACATCCGCTTCAAAGCGCAGGAATGTCTTGGTCCCGTCATCGAACATCATACTCGGCTTCAAGCCGGCATCGCCGGAAAAGCTATAGTTTGAGTTGATCTTCTTCGTGTCGAGGCCAAAGATATTGGGAAATGCCGCCCGTCTTTGTGCCTCCTGGAGCAAGGCAGCCTCTGCTGCCTTTTCGGGATAGATGAAACGGATGCCAAAGATCTCTTTATTCTCCCTCGGCGCGTGGTCGCTGAGCTCCAGGAAATAGATCCGCTTGGTGGTTACGACATTCATGTTCGTCCCCACGTTTTTGGCCACCGGTTTGACGAAGAGAATGTTGCCTTTCTCGGTCGGTGCTACCTGCCAGCTCTCCGTGTCGCCGAGCGAAATCGTTTCAAATTTCTCGTCATCGTCAAAGACAATCATCGTAGAGACACCATAGGTCGCTTCGACCTTCAAGACATTGTTTGGCTGATAGACGACGCTCGTGATCCTCCGATCATCATGACCTGGCGCTGGCAACTGGCTAGCCAAGACAGGCATCGGCAACATAAGGGCGATCACTGTGAGAACTCTGCCTCCCATCATCGTGTCTCCCCCGCATCGACTGTCTCCTGCTCGCGGCGATACTGATAGACCTGAAAGCCCAATGGATTGTCGAAACGCCAATCGTTGCGAATGGGTGTTTC
Protein-coding sequences here:
- the virB10 gene encoding type IV secretion system protein VirB10, yielding MTMTPELEALHAEDHIPVANRNAKRNYRLVVTALVGSGAIAIYLALSSAHDKAVDNLQNDEEFRTTSFRPPSFLRQATSQPPPKPAVIALPAPQPAPVPVTSSAAPAPVEAHNDLPFVEEFPERYRSKLLSMDQRGVGDHVQEMSGEANGSTVAGDDKASRYLNTASHLSDRSARARQIARIDAVVPEGTMIPGILETAVNSDLPGQIRAITAEDVYSFDGRRLLIPTGTRLIGEYQSDITRGQRRIFVVWTRLIRNDGVTVRLNSIGADGLGRSGLTGHVDNKFKERFGSAILLSIVGAGASYLTGYGSDEASGDSDDAKRAEELARDTIARTFSSMANTVLSENLRIQPTINIAQGERIFVYVRQDLDFSDFYPDPVSEAMKEIRRERQTR
- a CDS encoding TrbG/VirB9 family P-type conjugative transfer protein, whose translation is MMGGRVLTVIALMLPMPVLASQLPAPGHDDRRITSVVYQPNNVLKVEATYGVSTMIVFDDDEKFETISLGDTESWQVAPTEKGNILFVKPVAKNVGTNMNVVTTKRIYFLELSDHAPRENKEIFGIRFIYPEKAAEAALLQEAQRRAAFPNIFGLDTKKINSNYSFSGDAGLKPSMMFDDGTKTFLRFEADVPAIFAVRAGGSETLRNFRKEGAYIVVDGVEGQYTLRDGERWACVFNLSASVANMKVHKVSARHESRRGSR
- the virB11 gene encoding P-type DNA transfer ATPase VirB11; translated protein: MSVRPDDNVKEKSHYFLHRALQPLQPFLDDPLVVEIAVNRPTSVFVERLGAKMMEHHQIPGLTGDEIRNIGERVAALSGQFVNRENPLLSASLPSGERIQCVLPPAAPDGGAVSIRKQVVNAFSLDDLRDAGALSGSEGALQQQASTDAMLAAHRDAGRIYDFIRLALCQRVSVLISGGTSSGKTTLLNACLQAVDKHERIVTIEDTRELYPPQENTVHLLASKGDQSAASVTIQSLLEASLRMRPDRLFVGEIRGGEAFSFLRAINTGHPGSISTVHADTPLGAYEQVIMMVMQSGLASGFSKADLLSYIQTVIPIVIQLRREGGRRGVADIYFARRP